The following are from one region of the Aspergillus luchuensis IFO 4308 DNA, chromosome 4, nearly complete sequence genome:
- a CDS encoding A4/G1 family peptidase (COG:S;~EggNog:ENOG410Q2YD;~InterPro:IPR038656,IPR000250,IPR013320;~MEROPS:MER0001321;~PFAM:PF01828;~go_function: GO:0004190 - aspartic-type endopeptidase activity [Evidence IEA];~go_process: GO:0006508 - proteolysis [Evidence IEA]): protein MTLQDTTRPLLPFILSIPSATSVTTASLASSVLAVPAPRTGLEGRLRTRSLQRQSHPLAPLPLDTSTKEESRLLEPDENTTHVTYSSNWAGAVREQPPPQGTYSAVSATFRVPEPTAQGGSGTQAGSAWVGIDGDTYSNAILQTGVDFYVENGQTYNDAWYEWYPDYAYDFDLDVSTGDTIVAKVEAISPSQGVATIENISTGKKATQTIKAPAATATLAGQNADWIVEDFQSGDSMVDLAGFGEISFWGVQAQGGGSTWGVDDATIVELKQGNQVLTDVDVQSDSAFTVSYTS from the exons ATGACCTTGCAGGACACGACCCGCCCCCTCCTGCCCTTTATATTATCGATACCCTCTGCCACTAGCGTC ACAACTGCATCACTCGCAAGCAGTGTCCTAGCGGTTCCAGCTCCCCGCACCGGCCTGGAGGGCAGACTCCGTACGCGGTCATTGCAGCGCCAGTCACATCCTCTTGCACCACTTCCACTTGACACATCCACCAAAGAGGAGTCCAGACTTCTTGAACCTGACGAAAATACTACCCATGTTACATACAGCAGTAATTGGGCGGGCGCAGTGCGCGAGCAACCACCTCCGCAAGGCACGTATTCTGCCGTGTCGGCAACCTTTCGCGTACCAGAACCCACGGCGCAAGGGGGTAGTGGAACGCAGGCTGGATCGGCCTGGGTCGGGATAGATGGCGACACATACAGCAACGCCATTCTCCAAACAGGAGTCGACTTCTACGTGGAAAACGGGCAGACGTATAACGATGCCTGGTATGAGTGGTATCCAGACTATGCATACGACTTCGACCTGGATGTGAGCACAGGTGACACAATTGTCGCCAAGGTGGAAGCCATCTCGCCGAGTCAAGGCGTAGCCACAATCGAAAACATATCAACAGGGAAGAAGGCAACGCAGACGATCAAAGCCCCAGCTGCGACAGCCACTCTTGCCGGACAGAATGCCGACTGGATCGTGGAGGATTTCCAGTCTGGCGACTCAATGGTCGATCTGGCTGGCTTCGGCGAAATCAGCTTCTGGGGCGTGCAAGCACAAGGGGGAGGGTCTACATGGGGTGTAGATGATGCGACTATTGTCGAGCTGAAGCAGGGCAACCAGGTGTTGACGGACGTGGACGTGCAAAGTGACTCGGCCTTCACCGTGTCATATACGAGCTAA
- a CDS encoding tRNA(Thr) (cytosine(32)-N(3))-methyltransferase (BUSCO:EOG09263IT0;~COG:S;~EggNog:ENOG410PFA7;~InterPro:IPR026113,IPR029063,IPR013217;~PFAM:PF13649,PF13489,PF01209,PF08242,PF08241, PF13847) encodes MAPAPIASSSDDIATVLQLVTPPQIAPHRSHDPSNNQKRSDPFQFGSRYLEEGDDVFEFNAWDHVEPDDEFKAFAEVQYSKQRETPVSDFDRNRFNADPAKWWNLFYKNNTANFFKNRKWLRQEFPVLADVTQPTAGKKVVLEVGAGAGNTAFPLLENNENEELMVHACDFSKTAVKVMRESPHYNTKHMTADVWDVTAEPDDNSNGLPPGLTEESVDVVVLIFIFSALAPEQWNQAIRNVYRVLKPGGHVLFRDYGRGDLAQVRFKKNRYMGENFYVRGDGTRVYFFDRDELEKMWGQWTPEKGLPTALATGEETEVKDEQSPTDTKGVFDIEKLGVDYRLIVNRQRKLKMYRCWIQGHFLKRETTAAIDASNNES; translated from the coding sequence ATGGCCCCTGCTCCGATCGCATCTTCGAGCGATGATATCGCGACTGTTCTCCAACTAGTTACGCCTCCTCAGATTGCCCCGCACCGCTCCCACGACCCCTCCAACAATCAAAAGCGGAGTGATCCCTTCCAGTTCGGCTCCCGGTACCtggaagagggagacgatGTCTTCGAGTTCAACGCCTGGGACCATGTCGAGCCCGACGACGAGTTCAAAGCCTTCGCAGAAGTCCAATATTCGAAGCAGCGCGAAACCCCGGTTTCGGATTTCGACAGAAACCGTTTCAATGCCGACCCTGCCAAGTGGTGGAACCTTTTCTACAAGAACAACACAGCCAACTTCTTCAAGAACCGAAAATGGCTCCGCCAGGAGTTCCCTGTCCTTGCGGATGTGACTCAGCCTACAGCAGGAAAGAAGGTGGTGCTGGAGGTCGGTGCAGGTGCCGGAAATACTGCCTTCCCATTGTTGGAAAACAACGAGAACGAGGAGCTCATGGTCCATGCCTGTGATTTCTCCAAGACCGCTGTCAAGGTCATGCGCGAGAGCCCACACTACAACACTAAGCATATGACAGCTGATGTGTGGGATGTCACGGCGGAGCCCGATGACAACAGCAATGGACTTCCTCCTGGCCTTACTGAGGAGTCGGTCGATGTCGTCGTTCTcatctttatcttttctgCTTTGGCCCCAGAGCAGTGGAACCAGGCTATTCGTAATGTGTACCGCGTCTTGAAACCCGGCGGACATGTTCTGTTCCGCGATTACGGACGGGGCGACTTGGCACAGGTTCGCTTCAAGAAGAACCGATACATGGGCGAGAACTTCTACGTTCGTGGTGATGGAACACGGGTGTACTTCTTTGATCGCGATGAGCTTGAGAAGATGTGGGGCCAATGGACTCCGGAGAAGGGCTTGCCCACGGCACTTGCGACAGGAGAGGAAACCGAGGTCAAGGATGAACAGAGCCCTACTGATACCAAGGGTGTCTTTGACATTGAGAAGCTAGGTGTCGATTACCGGTTGATCGTTAACCGTCAGCGCAAGCTGAAGATGTACCGCTGCTGGATTCAGGGCCATTTCCTCAAGCGCGAGACCACTGCCGCCATCGATGCTTCGAATAACGAATCGTGA
- the ilv3 gene encoding dihydroxy-acid dehydratase ILV3 (COG:E;~EggNog:ENOG410PFSR;~InterPro:IPR004404,IPR000581,IPR037237,IPR042096, IPR020558;~PFAM:PF00920;~go_function: GO:0003824 - catalytic activity [Evidence IEA];~go_function: GO:0004160 - dihydroxy-acid dehydratase activity [Evidence IEA];~go_process: GO:0009082 - branched-chain amino acid biosynthetic process [Evidence IEA]) — protein MLLSQTRGRMPSALRSIAKRSLLNSRPLSTTLPKQQNGNDDEYTGLNKVSRHITQPISQGASQAMLYAAGLTEADMNKAQVGISSVWYNGNPCNMHLLDLNNRVREGVQKAGLVGFQFNTVGVSDAISMGTKGMRFSLQSRDLIADSIETVMGGQWYDANISIPGCDKNMPGVLMAMGRVNRPSLMVYGGTIKPGCASMQGNADIDIVSAFQAYGQFISKEITEPQRFDIIRNACPGGGACGGMYTANTMATAIEVMGMTLPGSSSNPAESDAKYLECLAAGEAIKTLLKEDIRPSDILTRQAFENAMVLVNITGGSTNAVLHLIAIADSVGIKLDIEDFQSVSDRIPFLADLKPSGKYVMADLHKIGGTPSLLKFLLKEGLIDGSGMTVTGQTLAKNLENVPDFPEDQKIIRPLSNPIKETGHIQILRGSLAPGGSVGKITGKEGTVFTGKARVFDDEDDFIAALERNEIKKEEKTVVVIRYTGPKGGPGMPEMLKPSSALMGAGLGQSCALITDGRFSGGSHGFLIGHIVPEAAVGGPIGLVKDGDVITIDAVKRVLDLDVEETVLAQRRKEWEADKAAGKLPPTGLTLRGTLGKYARTVKDASHGCITDSLE, from the exons ATGCTTCTTTCCCAAACCCGGGGGCGTATGCCCTCCGCTCTCCGGAGCATCGCCAAGCGCTCTTTGCTGAACAG TCGCCCTCTGTCCACCACTCTGCCGAAGCAACAGAACGGTAACGATGACGAGTATACTGGCCTCAACAAGGTCTCCCGCCACATCACCCAGCCCATCTCCCAGGGTGCTTCCCAGGCCATGCTGTACGCCGCTGGCCTCACTGAGGCGGACATGAACAAGGCTCAAGTCGGTATTTCGTCTGTCTGGTACAATGGCAACCCCTGCAACATGCATCTGCTCGATCTCAACAACCGTGTCCGCGAGGGTGTCCAGAAGGCTGGTTTGGTCGGATTCCAGTTCAACACTGTCGGTGTTAGTGATGCTATCAGTATGGGTACCAAGGGAATGCGCTTCTCTCTCCAGAGTCGTGATCTGATCGCTGATTCTATCGAGACCGTTATGGGTGGTCAATGGTATGACGCTAACATCAGCATTCCCGGCTGTGACAAGAACATGCCTGGTGTGTTGATGGCAATGGGACGTGTGAACCGCCCCAGTTTGATGGTCTACGGTGGTACCATCAAGCCTGGTTGCGCCTCCATGCAGGGTAACGCCGACATTGATATCGTCTCCGCCTTCCAGGCCTATGGTCAGTTCATCAGCAAGGAAATCACCGAGCCCCAGAGATTTGACATTATCCGCAACGCCTGCCCTGGAGGTGGTGCCTGCGGTGGTATGTACACTGCCAACACCATGGCTACTGCTATCGAAGTCATGGGCATGACCCTTCCTGGATCCTCTTCCAACCCCGCCGAGTCTGACGCTAAGTACCTTGAATGTCTTGCGGCTGGTGAGGCCATTAAGACTCTGCTCAAGGAAGACATTCGTCCTTCGGATATCCTGACTCGCCAGGCTTTCGAGAACGCCATGGTTTTGGTCAACATCACTGGTGGCTCCACCAACGCCGTTCTTCACTTGATTGCCATTGCGGACTCTGTTGGTATCAAGCTGGATATCGAGGACTTCCAGTCCGTCTCCGATCGCATTCCTTTCTTGGCGGACCTCAAGCCTTCTGGCAAGTACGTCATGGCTGACTTGCACAAGATTGGTGGTACTCCCTCTCTGCTCAAGTTCTTGCTGAAGGAAGGTCTCATCGATGGCTCTGGCATGACTGTCACCGGTCAGACCCTGGCTAAGAACTTGGAGAATGTGCCGGACTTCCCTGAGGACCAGAAGATCATCCGTCCCCTGTCCAACCCCATCAAGGAGACTGGCCACATCCAGATCTTGAGGGGTTCTTTGGCCCCTGGTGGCAGTGTCGGTAAGATCACTGGTAAGGAAGGAACCGTCTTCACTGGAAAGGCTCGCgtctttgatgatgaggatgatttcaTTGCTGCTCTCGAGCGCaacgagatcaagaaggaggagaagaccgtCGTTGTCATCCGCTACACTGGTCCTAAGGGAGGACCTGGTATGCCCG AAATGCTGAAGCCCTCTTCTGCCCTGATGGGTGCTGGCCTCGGACAGTCCTGCGCCCTGATCACCGATGGCCGTTTCTCCGGTGGTTCTCACGGTTTCTTGATCGGACACATTGTTCCTGAAGCCGCCGTCGGTGGCCCAATTGGCCTGGTCAAGGATGGTGATGTCATCACTATTGACGCCGTGAAGCGTgtccttgatcttgatgttgAGGAGACCGTCCTCgcgcaaagaagaaaggagtgGGAAGCCGACAAGGCTGCTGGCAAGCTCCCTCCCACCGGCCTGACCCTCAGAGGTACTCTTGGCAAGTACGCTAG AACCGTCAAGGATGCCAGCCACGGCTGTATCACCGACTCTCTCGAGTAA
- a CDS encoding putative ABC bile acid transporter (COG:Q;~EggNog:ENOG410PH0S;~InterPro:IPR017871,IPR027417,IPR003593,IPR011527, IPR003439,IPR036640;~PFAM:PF00005,PF00664;~TransMembrane:15 (o12-32i79-100o106-130i142-163o175-194i285-304o324-349i422-441o447-464i518-541o936-954i998-1024o1088-1113i1183-1205o1211-1231i);~go_component: GO:0016021 - integral component of membrane [Evidence IEA];~go_function: GO:0005524 - ATP binding [Evidence IEA];~go_function: GO:0016887 - ATPase activity [Evidence IEA];~go_function: GO:0042626 - ATPase-coupled transmembrane transporter activity [Evidence IEA];~go_process: GO:0055085 - transmembrane transport [Evidence IEA]), producing the protein MASNQDMASIAIGALGILLISSCTVPALLGIIRRFLHVKERPPIQLPGAHPFDRPGYEDKDGEASDEALKGFSDLWKRLGIAILSVTGLGISLAQAILSITKGQHVLIVPFCLQMGSWGVLSVQTIGFFIEPAPTKRYMLGVYGFGASLLAAIIPCLEIGLVWNTGYRLDAVSVGLAISQFGISLFRATLCLLLPRRPNVYHDGQIVDRERTVSAMERFTFSWVNDLLDHAVANEGLEIDDLPKMGFDTRSETLHAHLDRTRGSRALWRSLVVAHQRSLILQSSLSMIICVLSFGPQAAMYGILKSLENRYSNPDKNPKDVDEAWAWVFGLGTVLIISSSIESWLWWIIYAKLWIPIYEGLSALVFAKSMRCKDVKQLVSLDEKEGGDHDADEPQQDVVSQSPINLASVDSKRIADFVMFNYLIPSSVIRLFIGGVFLVHLIGWPSLLAGVATALLVAPMNAYLTKNYSMAQEEYMKASDKRMGAVGEVLHGIRQIKFAALEQQLQDRISEKRRVELGLLWQTSLYTIGMVSVWIMGPLMLSAVSLTVYTLTRGELSASVAFTTLSIFGSLESAMASLPDLLSKGMEAKISADRIERYLGSSEKSPHTSAVDKISFHNATIAWPGEEGAEFDQRFLLRDLTLQFPPKGLSVISGKTGSGKSLLLASILGECDVLSGTVAVPHAPSINRTYDQRATRHNWIIDSAIAYVAQNPWLENATIKDNILFGLPYDRYRYRKVIYAAGLKKDIAMFPDADRTDIGANGINLSGGQRWRISFARALYSRAGILVMDDIFSALDAETGRHVYEHALIGKLGHGRTRILVTHHLGLCLSRTDYCVILSDGLTIHAGTVDELAATQNLIDLLGESAKSSNDRNADVVDDEPVTPITPMKRVSTESGFSVATSVAEPPSKFTEDERREKGAVSLQVYTTYITKGKCLRWWTITFLAYVAFMTLLVGRSWWISVWTDSSTSSSQPAHSSAAIQPRTIDVNRRFVDKDSMFYLSIYVCFSVAACIIGTLRTLALALASLESSQRLFDDLLAAVLRSPLRWLDTVPLGRILNRFTSDMYILDWRLGYDIGHFVFKVLELTSILAAGVLVSPILLVLACILLILCFRLSKIYLTGMRQIKRLESTAKSPVLERFGSSLSGLTTIRAFNKADIYLKDMYDRIDRHAQAAWYLWLLDRWLSFRMSIAGAVLAGMTAALVVYVPSISPALAGFAMTFALQYNYAVSMGLRFYANVETDMNATERVLEYCNIELEEQGGHNPPAAWPTRGKVEVEDLVVGYAPDLPPVIDGLSFTMENNQRVGVVGRTGAGKSSLTLALFRFLEARQGRILIDGLDISQIKLEALRSRLAIIPQDPVLFSGTLRSNLDPFNEYSDVELYNALERVHLVSFEDTLTLASHSSSEPLSDSGTLPSSANSSTEPVKTSNFFASLSSVVSQGGLNLSQGQRQLLCLARAIVSQPKIMILDEATSAVDMETETLIQRSIREEFGRNATSLLVIAHRLSTVADFDRILVMDAGKAVEFGTPQELLDIEGGVFRNLVEHSGERAHLERVIKGEETRSRSS; encoded by the exons ATGGCATCAAACCAGGACATGGCGTCTATTGCTATAGGCGCTCTAGGCATTCTACTCATTTCAAGCTGTACTGTTCCCGCACTACTCGGAATAATCCGGCGATTTTTGCATGTTAAAGAAAGACCCCCGATTCAATTGCCCGGAGCACATCCTTTCGACAGACCTGGCTATGAGGATAAGGACGGAGAGGCCAGTGATGAGGCGTTGAAAGGTTTTTCAGATCTTTGGAAGAGACTAGGAATAGCCATTCTTTCAGTCACTGGGCTTGGGATATCGCTGGCACAGGCCATCCTGTCCATAACAAAGGGCCAACATGTCTTGATTGTTCCCTTCTGCCTGCAGATGGGGAGCTGG GGAGTTCTATCTGTACAAACGATTGGTTTCTTCATTGAACCGGCACCTACCAAGCGGTACATGCTAGGAGTATATGGTTTCGGGGCTAGCTTACTCGCCGCCATAATTCCTTGCTTAGAGATTGGCTTGGTCTGGAATACTGGGTATCGCTTAGATGCCGTGTCGGTGGGATTAGCGATAAGTCAATTTGGAATATCCTTATTCAGGGCTACACTCTGTCTTCTACTTCCCCGCCGCCCGAACGTGTACCATGATGGCCAAATTGTCGACCGAGAGCGTACCGTGAGTGCTATGGAACGGTTCACATTCAGCTGGGTCAACGATCTCTTGGACCATGCGGTCGCCAATGAAGGTCTGGAGATCGATGATCTCCCCAAGATGGGGTTTGATACACGCTCGGAAACTCTTCATGCACATCTTGATCGTACGCGTGGTTCGCGAGCACTCTGGCGGTCCCTCGTGGTGGCACACCAAAGGTCACTCATCCTTCAGTCATCGCTTAGCATGATTATCTGTGTGTTAAGTTTCGGTCCGCAAGCAGCGATGTACGGTATATTGAAATCGCTCGAGAATCGCTATTCCAATCCTGACAAGAACCCAAAGGATGTTGATGAGGCATGGGCCTGGGTGTTCGGGCTGGGAACCGTTCTCATCATCTCGTCCAGCATCGAATCGTGGCTTTGGTGGATCATATATGCAAAGCTTTGGATCCCTATTTACGAAGGTCTTTCAGCGCTCGTGTTCGCCAAGTCAATGAGGTGTAAGGATGTCAAGCAGCTTGTATCGTTAGacgaaaaggaagggggtgACCACGATGCAGACGAACCGCAACAGGATGTTGTCAGCCAAAGCCCTATCAATCTTGCCTCGGTGGACTCCAAACGCATTGCAGATTTCGTCATGTTCAACTACTTGATTCCATCATCTGTCATCCGACTGTTTATAGGAGGTGTCTTCTTAGTCCACCTCATAGGATGGCCGAGTTTATTGGCCGGCGTCGCAACTGCTCTTCTTGTGGCTCCTATGAACGCCTATTTGACGAAGAACTACTCCATGGCACAAGAAGAATACATGAAGGCAAGCGATAAACGCATGGGAGCTGTAGGAGAGGTTCTTCATGGGATCCGGCAAATCAAATTTGCAGCATTGGAGCAGCAATTGCAGGATCGCATTAGCGAGAAGCGCCGCGTTGAATTAGGCCTCCTCTGGCAAACCTCACTATATACTATTGGCATGGTGTCTGTGTGGATCATGGGACCTCTAATGCTGTCTGCCGTCTCATTGACAGTGTATACTCTGACTCGTGGTGAGCTTTCTGCTTCCGTTGCGTTTACGACTCTTTCCATATTCGGCTCCCTAGAATCAGCCATGGCAAGCTTGCCTGATTTACTTTCGAAGGGAATGGAGGCCAAAATTAGCGCGGATCGCATTGAACGATATCTGGGCTCATCCGAAAAGTCCCCCCATACCTCTGCTGTCGACAAAATTTCCTTCCACAATGCGACCATCGCCTGGCCTGGCGAAGAAGGGGCGGAATTCGACCAGCGCTTTCTGCTCCGAGACCTCACCTTGCAATTCCCTCCCAAGGGCCTCAGTGTAATATCTGGAAAGACTGGCTCTGGGAAAAGCCTACTTTTAGCTTCAATCTTAGGGGAGTGCGATGTCTTATCTGGGACCGTGGCAGTACCCCATGCTCCTTCCATAAACAGGACATATGATCAGCGAGCCACTCGCCATAACTGGATCATTGACTCGGCCATCGCATATGTTGCTCAGAACCCCTGGTTGGAGAACGCCACTATCAAGGACAATATCCTATTCGGCCTTCCGTACGATCGCTATCGTTACCGCAAAGTCATTTATGCCGCAGGCTTGAAGAAAGACATCGCGATGTTTCCAGATGCCGATCGGACGGATATTGGTGCAAACGGAATTAATTTGAGTGGTGGCCAGCGCTGGCGCATTTCATTTGCGCGTGCTCTGTACTCCCGTGCCGGAATCCTAGTTATGGATGATATATTCAGTGCACTTGACGCTGAGACTGGGCGCCACGTGTATGAGCATGCCCTTATCGGCAAGCTAGGCCATGGCAGGACCAGGATCCTGGTCACGCATCATCTTGGCTTGTGCCTGTCTCGGACTGACTACTGTGTTATCCTGTCGGACGGGCTTACGATTCATGCTGGGACAGTAGATGAATTGGCAGCCACTCAGAACTTGATAGATTTGTTGGGCGAATCTGCCAAGTCATCAAATGATCGCAATGCTGATGTAGTAGACGACGAACCTGTGACGCCGATAACACCTATGAAGCGCGTATCTACCGAGTCAGGCTTCTCAGTAGCAACAAGTGTCGCCGAGCCTCCAAGTAAGTTCACGGAAGACGAGAGGCGCGAGAAAGGAGCCGTGTCTCTGCAAGTGTACACAACATATATTACCAAGGGGAAATGCCTACGCTGGTGGACGATAACGTTTTTGGCTTATGTCGCATTTATGACGCTTTTAGTCGGGAGA TCCTGGTGGATAAGCGTTTGGACAGATTCgtccacatcctcatcccaaCCAGCCCATTCGAGTGCTGCCATCCAACCTCGAACAATAGATGTCAACAGACGTTTTGTCGACAAGGACTCCATGTTCTATCTTAGCATATATGTATGCTTTTCGGTAGCTGCATGTATCATTGGAACTTTGAGGACTTTggcccttgcccttgcgtCTCTGGAGTCTTCCCAGCGACTCTTTGATGACCTATTAGCAGCTGTATTGCGCTCACCGCTGCGGTGGCTAGATACGGTGCCCCTTGGCCGGATACTCAATCGATTCACATCTGACATGTACATTCTTGACTGGAGGCTCGGCTATGATATTGGACACTTCGTGTTCAAGGTTCTGGAGCTGACTAGTATACTAGCAGCAGGAGTATTGGTATCCCCGATATTGTTGGTGCTTGCCTGTATCCTCCTGATCTTATGCTTTCGACTCTCCAAGATCTACCTCACGGGAATGCGTCAAATCAAACGACTCGAAAGTACCGCTAAAAGTCCTGTCCTGGAACGATTTGGGTCCAGTCTTTCCGGTCTGACCACGATTCGAGCTTTCAACAAAGCAGATATCTATTTGAAAGATATGTACGATCGCATCGATCGTCATGCTCAGGCGGCGTGGTATCTCTGGCTTTTAGACCGATGGCTATCATTTCGGATGAGTATTGCGGGAGCCGTGCTGGCCGGGATGACAGCAGCTCTGGTAGTGTACGTTCCCAGCATTTCTCCGGCACTGGCAGGTTTCGCCATGACATTTGCGCTACAATACAATTATGCCGTGTCGATGGGTCTGCGCTTCTATGCAAATGTGGAAACAGACATGAACGCTACTGAGCGGGTGTTGGAGTACTGCAACATTGAGCTGGAGGAGCAAGGGGGGCATAACCCGCCAGCGGCATGGCCCACGCGTGGAAAGGTCGAAGTTGAGGATCTGGTTGTGGGGTACGCCCCCGACCTGCCTCCTGTTATTGACGGGCTTAGCTTCACTATGGAGAACAACCAGCGAGTGGGCGTTGTTGGACGTACCGGGGCTGGAAAATCATCGCTAACCCTGGCATTGTTCCGCTTCCTGGAGGCCCGACAAGGGCGCATTCTAATTGATGGGCTGGATATTTCGCAAATCAAGCTCGAAGCTTTACGCAGTCGTCTTGCCATCATTCCACAAGACCCAGTGCTCTTTTCGGGAACGCTGCGGTCTAATCTGGATCCATTCAACGAGTATAGTGATGTGGAACTCTACAACGCTCTAGAACGCGTACATCTGGTTTCGTTCGAGGATACACTGACCCTGGCGTCGCATTCGAGTAGCGAGCCACTCAGCGACAGCGGTACATTGCCGTCATCCGCAAACTCGAGTACGGAGCCGGTGAAAACAAGCAACTTTTTCGCGTCGCTGTCATCAGTCGTCTCTCAGGGAGGCCTCAATCTCTCCCAAGGCCAACGGCAACTACTGTGCCTAGCGCGGGCCATAGTCTCCCAACCGAAGATCATGATCCTGGATGAGGCAACCTCCGCAGTGGATATGGAGACCGAAACTCTCATTCAGCGGTCCATTCGGGAAGAGTTTGGACGCAATGCTACCTCGCTCCTTGTCATTGCGCACCGCCTCAGCACAGTTGCGGATTTTGATCGAATCCTCGTGATGGACGCCGGAAAGGCCGTGGAGTTTGGCACACCGCAGGAGTTACTCGACATCGAAGGAGGTGTGTTTCGGAATCTGGTGGAGCACAGTGGAGAGCGAGCACATCTGGAGCGAGTCATcaagggagaagagacaAGGTCTCGAAGCTCTTAG
- a CDS encoding DUF3425 domain-containing protein (COG:S;~EggNog:ENOG410PRCU;~InterPro:IPR021833;~PFAM:PF11905) — protein MGSDLLRSPTSQDISTEKATRSSSSPPLPVVTPAAAAASTAAAQVNPEDDWAGLCDRQERRRRQNRLNQRAYRKRKQAERNSNINNALVTRSSSSHPPPALGPNTKHEQTSPPSSSSSSSSSTTTSSSPSSQTLITRRTLTSEVSKPENIRRIFEHFARVAYESYFRGSPSADHLLTLSKLNVFRAFMTNMTVLGFGNSTTWCDDDDALSLFNTLPPEAIQEKRLPVSLRPTKIQMQVPHHPWLDFFPLPRLRDNLCLMIDRFDDDELCHDVMGFWDNASDTCSLLVWGEPSDPANWEVTEQFLRKWPWVLRGCPELLKSTNRWRQKRGEKMIIRYL, from the exons ATGGGATCGGACTTGCTACGGTCGCCGACTAGTCAAGACATCAGCACGGAGAAAGCCACGcggtcttcctcatcaccgccacTCCCCGTGGTGAcccccgctgctgctgctgcttctacCGCCGCCGCTCAAGTGAACCCTGAAGATGACTGGGCTGGTCTCTGCGACCGCCAGGAACGTCGACGACGACAGAACCGGCTGAACCAGCGAGCATACC GGAAGCGAAAACAAGCCGAAcgcaacagcaacatcaacaatgccCTGGTCACAcggtcatcttcctcacacccaccaccagcatTAGGCCCCAACACCAAACATGAGCAAACCagcccaccatcatcatcatcatcatcatcatcatcaacaacaacatcctcctccccctcctcccaaacccTCATCACCCGCCGCACCCTAACCAGCGAAGTCTCCAAACCGGAAAACATCCGGCGAATATTCGAGCACTTCGCACGGGTCGCCTACGAGAGCTACTTCCGCGGCTCCCCATCCGCGGACCACCTCCTGACGCTCAGCAAACTAAACGTCTTCCGCGCCTTCATGACCAACATGACAGTTCTCGGCTTCGGTAATTCCACCACCTGGtgtgacgacgacgacgccCTCTCCCTGTTCAACACCCTCCCGCCCGAGGCAATCCAGGAAAAGCGACTGCCGGTGAGTCTCCGTCCGACGAAGATCCAAATGCAGGTGCCGCATCACCCGTGGTTGGATTTCTTCCCGTTGCCGCGCCTCCGGGATAATTTGTGCCTCATGATTGATCGgttcgatgatgatgagcttTGTCATGATGTTATGGGGTTCTGGGATAATGCGTCCGATACGTGTAGTTTGTTGGTGTGGGGGGAGCCGTCGGATCCGGCGAATTGGGAGGTCACGGAGCAGTTTTTGAGAAAGTGGCCGTGGGTGTTGAGGGGGTGTCCTGAGTTGTTGAAGAGTACGAATCGGTggaggcagaagaggggggagaagatgattaTTAGGTATTTGTAG